Part of the Paenibacillus aurantius genome, AATATTCATATTCCTTCACGACCACATACTCGTCTGTCAGGTTTATCCTATCGATTTCTCCGATATGAAGACTATAATCATCCGAATACCGATTTACGTTTACCAGATCGATCTCAGGCTCAAAGGTTTGAATAAAATTCAGACAGACCTTGATTTGGTCGGAGCGTGCATGATTGACAAAGACCGCACTACCAAAAGAAAAGATCATGACCTGCTGCAGATCATCCTCTAGTTTGGTGCGATAAATCTTTTCCAGTGTTTTGTTTCTCAAGATGAGAGGCTGTTCCCACGTATATTTTTTGGGGATACCGCATTGGATGGCGATTTTGTTTAGATCGATCTCATTCGTGAGAGCCAAAGCCTTGAAAGTTATTTTATTTTCCATGGGTCCCACCTTTTCGCCTTCTCAAGTTATATCATCTATTTTCAACCAAAAATGAGAGATTTAATCGGGTCCACCAACACATTTCCACAACCAGTAAAAGATTCCACTTATTTCTGGGAGGTTTTTGCTTAAGAAGTTCGGGGTAAGCATTCGGATAGACCCCGTTAGGGAGGAAAGCGGCTTACCCGCGTAAGGAGGAACGGCATGACCTATACGTACGTTTATGTGCTGGATACCATGGCGGATTGGGAGCTCGGGCATGTGACGGCTGAACTCGGCTCCGGCCAATATTTTAAGAAGAGGGGAGAGGCCTTTCCGGTCCGTACGGTTGGCATCTCCAAGGAGAGGATTGTCACCAAGGGAGGTGTAACGATCGTTCCCGACCTTACCGTGGACGAGCTGACTCACGACCAAGCGGCGGTTCTCCTTCTGCCTGGTGCGGATACTTGGAGAGAAGTCCGGCATAAGCCCGTACTGGAGTTGACGAGAGATTGGTTGGCGAGGGGGATTACGGTGGGAGCCATTTGCGCAGCGACGGCAGCCCTGGCGGCAGAGGGGCTCTTGAATGACCGTCCCCATACCAGCAACTCGCTTGAATATTTGAAGCAGTTCGGTGGGGACTATCGGGGCGCGGACTATTACCGCAATGAGAAAATCGTCCGGGACGGCAGCCTCATTACCACGAGTGCCGCAGGCGGCCTGCTGCTTGCGCGGGAAGTGCTGGAGGCTCTGGGGGTTTTCTCCGAAAAGACGTTAGCGGCCTGGTACGATTATTACCGGACCGGTGAAGTGACCCATTACTATCTTCTCCTCGAGTCGATGGCCGAGCCAGGCCCGTCGCAGGACCCTCAAACGAGTTGATAAACCGCCGAAAGAGGCGTATCATAATCCTTCTAATCTGCAAGTGAAGGAGTTACGGATAGCCTTATGATAAACCGGTCCCGGCTTCAAACGGCCGGTCTTCTTACGTTTCTGGTTCTGGCGTGGGGGATCTCCTGGCCGATCTATAAAATCGCTTTGGCTTACACCCCGCCTCTGCTGTTTTCCGGTATGCGGACCCTGTTCGGGGGACTGCTCTTGGCGGTCTTTCTGTGGCCGAGGCGCAGTCAAATCCGGTGGAAGAGCCGTTGGCCCATTTATGTGGTTTCGTCTCTCTTTAATGTCATTCTCTATTACGGGCTGCAAACCTATGGCTTGAGGCTCGTTCCCTCGGGGCTCTTCTCGGTCTTGGTCTATCTGCAGCCGGTTCTGGTCGGCCTGCTGGCCTGGCTCTGGCTGGAGGA contains:
- a CDS encoding DJ-1/PfpI family protein; translation: MTYTYVYVLDTMADWELGHVTAELGSGQYFKKRGEAFPVRTVGISKERIVTKGGVTIVPDLTVDELTHDQAAVLLLPGADTWREVRHKPVLELTRDWLARGITVGAICAATAALAAEGLLNDRPHTSNSLEYLKQFGGDYRGADYYRNEKIVRDGSLITTSAAGGLLLAREVLEALGVFSEKTLAAWYDYYRTGEVTHYYLLLESMAEPGPSQDPQTS